The Strix uralensis isolate ZFMK-TIS-50842 chromosome 16, bStrUra1, whole genome shotgun sequence genome has a window encoding:
- the SREBF1 gene encoding sterol regulatory element-binding protein 1 isoform X2, with protein MALKYPGAPLRPDTGLSGSCSPLLGTPPAPAGMECTFEDMLQLINTPDNDFSGLFDSPFSAPDSAVPPGLPPAPGTLSTYLGPNKPPPAAPTGSVYPGPPGMAAFTPQPPAPLLPAPAPGVKEEPVAVPSSQPQPGMMLAPSFVPASPSQFSPQPLVGYQNQHSFSALQPGGAGQALPSPLPTPQPGQPAALPGPVQSAAPQQLLAPAAPAPQPVSAQIQPVPVLLQPHFIKADSLLLTAVKTDAGSAKTSSIASLATSASGSATSLQVPALVSGGTILATVPLVVDAEKLPINRLAPSGKPALVQSRGEKRTAHNAIEKRYRSSINDKIVELKDLVVGTEAKLNKSAILRKAIEYIRFLQQSNQKLKQENLTLKMAVQKNQSLKDLVASCSGGAKAEAPMEVVKAEVMEMLTPPPSDVGSPSHSSPLSLSGGSSNSSGSDSEPDSPLCDHGKVKQERPPPSPSSQGMLDRSRMALCAFVFLCLSFNPLASLLRGSGAPGPVGSPGTVGPSRSIMAESGIVEEPWGWAQWLWPTLAFWALNAALVLGAVVRLFVCGEPVTRPHSEPSVLFWRHRRQADLDLDRGDFAQGAQHLRTALGALGRPLPASHGDLACSLLWTLLRHLLQRLWVGRWLAARAGGLRPDPPPPAHVRQSARDAAMAYHRLHQLHLAGKQAGGHLLAINLALSAVNLAECAGDAVSVAALAEIYVAAALRVKASLHRCFHFLARPFLCSARRVALSHGGAVPPAMQWLCHPLGHRFFVDGDWAVKGVPRETIYSSAGNPVDPLAQVTQLFREHLLEKALCCVAMPEPGRPAAQGEGRFSNALEYLQLLNGCSDASGTPGPAPSISSGLAAVTGTDPVSKWWASIIGTVIHWLQGDEEGAERLYPLVETMPRALQSSEKPLPRAALHSFRAVRAMLSKQDGSQASLNHCEKASGCLRESLELGSPPKGTIDKAVQLLLCDLLLVTRTNLWQQQMSASQQRSCLYQASAVELRGFQQDLSSLRRLAQTLRPAMRRVFLHEATARLMARASPTRTHQLLDRSLRRRGVQGSKTAGEPESHPTPREHAEALLLACCYLPPSFLSGPGQRVGMLAEAARTLEKLGDKRTLHDCQQMIIKLGSGTTVTSG; from the exons ATGGCTTTAAAATATCCCGGGGCCCCGTTGCGGCCCGACACAGGGCTGAGCGGGAGCTGTAGCCCactcctggggacccccccagcgccCGCTGGCATGGAGTGCACCTTCGAAG ACATGCTCCAGCTGATCAACACGCCGGACAATGACTTCTCGGGGCTCTTTGACTCGCCGTTCAGTGCCCCCGACAGCGCTGtgcccccagggctccccccagccccgggcacccTCAGCACCTACCTGGGACCCAACAAGCCTCCCCCTGCCGCCCCCACCGGCAGCGTCTACCCGGGGCCCCCTGGGATGGCAGCCTTCACCCcacagcccccggccccgctgctgccGGCGCCGGCCCCGGGTGTCAAGGAGGAGCCGGTGGCCGTGcccagcagccagccccagcccggcaTGATGCTGGCCCCCAGCTTCGTCCCCGCGTCCCCCAGCCAGTTCAGCCCCCAGCCCTTGGTGGGCTACCAGAACCAGCACAGCTTCTCCG ccctgcagcccgGGGGTGCGGGGcaggccctgcccagccccctgcccaccccacagcCAGGCCAGCCCGCAGCACTGCCCGGCCCCGTGCAGAGTGCGgcaccccagcagctcctggccccCGCCGCCCCTGCTCCCCAGCCCGTCTCGGCCCAGATCCAGCCAGTGCCG GTTCTGCTGCAGCCCCATTTCATCAAGGCTGACTCCCTGCTGCTGACGGCTGTCAAGACAGATGCTGGCAGTGCCAAAACCTCCAGCATCGCCTCCTTGGCCACCAGCGCCAGCGGCTCGGCCACCTCGCTGCAGGTGCCG GCGCTGGTGAGCGGAGGGACCATCCTGGCCACGGTGCCGCTGGTGGTGGACGCCGAGAAGTTGCCCATCAACCGGTTGGCGCCCAGCGGGAAGCCGGCGCTGGTGCAGAGCCGGGGGGAGAAGCGCACGGCGCACAACGCCATCGAGAAACGCTACCGCTCCTCCATCAACGACAAGATTGTGGAGCTCAAGGACCTGGTGGTGGGCACCGAGGCCAAG CTCAACAAGTCGGCGATCCTGAGGAAAGCGATCGAGTACATCCGATTCCTGCAGCAGAGCAACCAGAAGCTGAAGCAAGAGAACCTCACCCTGAAGATGGCCGTGCAGAAGAACC AGTCCCTGAAGGACTTGGTGGCCTCCTGCAGTGGGGGGGCCAAGGCGGAGGCCCCCATGGAGGTGGTGAAGGCAGAGGTGATGGAGATGCTGACGCCGCCGCCCTCGGACGTGGGCTCGCCGTCTCACAGCAGCCCGCTCTCGCTCAGTgggggcagcagcaacagcagcggCAGCGACTCGGAGCCCGACAGCCCCCTCTGCGACCAtggcaag GTGAAGCAGGAGCGCCCGCCACCCTCGCCCAGCAGCCAGGGCATGCTGGACCGGTCCCGCATGGCCCTCTGCGCCTTCGTcttcctctgcctctccttcaACCCCCTGGCCTCTCTCCTCCGGGGCTCCGGTGCTCCGGGCCCTGTGGGGAGCCCAGGCACCGTTGGCCCCAGCAGGAGCATCATGGCTGAGTCTGGCATTGTGG AGGAGCCGTGGGGGTGGGCGCAGTGGCTCTGGCCCACCCTGGCCTTCTGGGCGCTGAACGCGGCACTGGTGCTGGGGGCGGTGGTGCGACTCTTCGTCTGCGGGGAGCCCGTCACCCGCCCCCACTCCGAGCCCTCCGTCCTCTTCTGGCGGCACCGCCGACAGGCCGACCTTGACCTTGACCGG GGGGACTTTGCCCAGGGTGCCCAGCACCTCCGGAcggcactgggagcactgggacggCCGCTGCCCGCCTCCCACGGGGACCtggcctgcagcctgctctgGACCCTGCTGCGGCACCTGCTCCAGCGCCTTTGGGTGGGCCGCTGGCTGGCCGCCCGCGCCGGGGGGCTGCGCCCCGATCCCCCGCCCCCAGCCCACGTCCGTCAGAGCGCCCGCGACGCCGCCATGGCTTACCACCGCCTGCACCAGCTCCACCTCGCCG GGAAGCAGGCGGGGGGTCACTTACTGGCCATCAACCTGGCGCTGAGCGCCGTCAACCTGGCCGAGTGTGCCGGCGACGCCGTCTCCGTGGCCGCCCTGGCCGAGATCTACGTGGCGGCCGCCCTGCGGGTCAAGGCCAGCCTGCACCGCTGCTTCCACTTCTTGGCT CGCCCCTTCCTCTGCAGCGCCCGGCGCGTGGCCCTGTCCCACGGCGGGGCTGTCCCCCCTGCCATGCAGTGGCTTTGTCACCCTTTGGGCCACCGTTTCTTCGTCGACGGGGACTGGGCTGTCAAGGGCGTCCCCAGGGAGACCATCTACAGCTCAGCTGGCAACCCAG TGGACCCACTGGCGCAGGTGACCCAGCTTTTCCGCGAGCATCTCCTGGAGAAGGCTCTGTGCTGCGTGGCCATGCCCGAGCCCGGCCGTCCCGCTGCCCAGGGAGAGGG aCGCTTCTCCAACGCCCTCGAGTACCTCCAGCTCCTCAACGGCTGCTCCGACGCCAGCGGCACACCCGGCCCCGCGCCCTCCATCAGCTCCGGCTTGGCGGCTGTCACAG GCACCGACCCCGTGTCCAAGTGGTGGGCGTCCATCATTGGCACAGTTattcactggctgcagggagatgaggagggggccGAGCGCCTCTACCCGCTGGTGGAGACCATGCCCCGGGCACTGCAGAGCTCTGA AAAGCCCCTGCCCCGCGCTGCCCTGCACTCCTTCAGAGCCGTCCGTGCCATGCTGAGCAAGCAGGATGGGAGCCAGGCCAGCCTGAACCACTGCGAGAAGGCCAGCGGTTGCCTGCGGGAGAGCCTGGAGCTCGGTAGCCCCCCCAAAGGCACCATCGACAAG GCGGTCCAACTCCTCCTCTGCGACCTGCTCCTGGTCACCCGCACCAATCTCTGGCAGCAGCAGATGAGCGCCAGCCAGCAGCGCAGCTGCCTCTACCAGGCCTCCGCCGTCGAGCTCCGCGGTTTCCAGCAGGACCTCAGCAGCCTGCGACGCCTGGCCCAGACCCTGCGCCCTGCCATGCGTCGG GTGTTCCTGCACGAAGCCACGGCCAGGCTCATGGCGCGGGCCAGCCCCACGCGCACCCATCAGCTACTGGACCGCAGCCTGCGGAGGAGAGGGGTGCAGGGCAGCAAAACAG CCGGGGAGCCAGAGAGCCACCCCACCCCGCGGGAGCATGCcgaggccctgctgctggcctgctGCTACCTCCCACCCAGCTTCCTCTCGGGGCCGGGCCAGCGCGTGGGCATGTTGGCCGAGGCCGCCCGCACGCTGGAGAAGCTGGGGGACAAACGGACGCTGCACGACTGCCAGCAGATGATCATCAAGCTGGGCAGCGGCACCACCGTCACATCGGGCTAG